The following are encoded together in the Kingella negevensis genome:
- the folD gene encoding bifunctional methylenetetrahydrofolate dehydrogenase/methenyltetrahydrofolate cyclohydrolase FolD produces the protein MTAQILDGKKVSEECLQRIAEQVSQRQTQGKRVPGLAVVLVGDNPASAVYVRNKQRACDKVGFKSFSHILPEHTSETELLALIDTLNTQPEVDGILVQLPLPKHINSQAVLERIHPNKDVDGFHPYNVGRLLQRMPTLRPCTPKGVMTLLNAYQIPIKGKKVTIIGASNIVGRPMALEILLAGGTPTICHSATENLAAEVAAADIVIAGVGKPNFIKGEWIKPNATVIDVGINRLEDGTLCGDVAFAAAKERAFAITPVPGGVGPMTIASLLENTLQAAETIAA, from the coding sequence ATGACAGCTCAAATCCTTGACGGAAAAAAAGTCTCAGAAGAATGCTTGCAACGCATTGCCGAACAAGTTTCCCAACGCCAAACGCAAGGCAAACGCGTACCAGGTTTAGCCGTGGTTTTGGTTGGTGACAACCCAGCCAGCGCCGTTTACGTTCGCAACAAACAACGCGCATGCGACAAAGTTGGCTTCAAATCGTTCTCGCACATCTTGCCCGAACACACCAGCGAAACCGAGCTACTCGCGCTGATTGACACGCTCAACACGCAGCCTGAAGTTGACGGCATTCTGGTACAACTGCCCCTGCCCAAACACATCAACAGCCAAGCCGTGTTAGAGCGCATTCATCCCAATAAAGATGTGGACGGTTTTCATCCGTATAACGTCGGGCGATTGCTGCAACGCATGCCTACTTTGCGTCCTTGCACCCCCAAAGGCGTGATGACGCTGCTCAACGCGTATCAAATTCCCATCAAAGGCAAAAAAGTAACCATCATCGGCGCGTCCAATATTGTGGGGCGACCGATGGCGTTGGAAATTTTGCTGGCTGGCGGCACACCCACCATTTGCCATAGCGCAACGGAAAATTTAGCAGCAGAAGTGGCAGCAGCGGATATTGTGATTGCAGGCGTGGGCAAACCAAACTTCATCAAAGGCGAATGGATTAAGCCAAACGCAACGGTGATTGATGTCGGCATTAATCGCTTGGAAGATGGCACTTTGTGCGGCGATGTGGCATTTGCCGCAGCAAAAGAACGCGCGTTTGCGATTACGCCCGTGCCAGGTGGCGTGGGTCCGATGACGATTGCGAGCTTGTTGGAAAATACTTTGCAAGCGGCGGA
- the yjjG gene encoding pyrimidine 5'-nucleotidase, whose protein sequence is MYQWILFDADQTLFSFNGHHGLEHLLTHHKQTFTPEEYSHFKTLNDHLWNDYQDGKINLDQLNATRFAQLSQRTGISPKQLNNELQLAMSTICQPLDGATELLHTLRKHQIKIGIITNGFNILQRPRLEHHRLSGCIDLLVTSEEAGVAKPDKRIFQYAFKQMPHTQPENVLMVGDSLTSDITGGHNAGIATCWYNPQQKPLSGCVKPTYEIRSLKELLDYV, encoded by the coding sequence ATGTACCAATGGATATTATTTGACGCAGACCAAACCCTCTTCAGCTTCAACGGTCATCACGGTTTAGAACACCTACTCACCCACCACAAACAAACCTTCACACCCGAAGAATACAGCCACTTCAAAACCCTAAACGACCACCTATGGAACGACTACCAAGACGGCAAAATCAACCTAGACCAACTCAACGCCACCCGTTTCGCCCAGCTTTCGCAACGCACAGGCATCTCCCCCAAACAGCTCAACAACGAGCTACAGCTTGCCATGTCCACCATCTGCCAACCGCTAGATGGCGCAACCGAATTGCTGCACACCTTGCGCAAACACCAAATCAAAATCGGCATCATCACCAACGGCTTCAACATTTTGCAACGCCCACGCCTAGAGCACCACCGACTTTCAGGCTGCATTGATTTACTGGTAACATCAGAAGAAGCAGGCGTTGCCAAACCCGACAAACGTATTTTTCAATACGCATTCAAACAAATGCCCCACACGCAGCCTGAAAACGTTTTAATGGTTGGAGACAGTCTCACTTCCGACATCACAGGCGGACACAACGCAGGGATTGCAACGTGTTGGTACAATCCACAGCAAAAACCCCTTTCAGGCTGCGTGAAACCCACATACGAAATTCGCAGCCTGAAAGAATTGTTGGATTATGTGTAA
- the tilS gene encoding tRNA lysidine(34) synthetase TilS, whose product MDLLAKFAKSLPDLRGKRVCVGLSGGVDSVVLLHLLTRARESCGLAELFAVHVHHGLSDLADDWWAFCEQICADWGVRLVAERVSVQTKGKGLESAARLARYAVYERLDCDVLALAHHRDDQVETFWLAALRGGGLRALAAMPESRALDNGAVLLRPLLNFGRQDLLNYAAEFGLDFVHDPSNDDGRLLRNWLRGKLLPELVFRLPESGKQVLSAVESLQDELAVLDEIVAADWDFVCVNGQFLRERWLALSAARRRQMLVQFARVHGLGVPRKQSVWDFTRVLSEAESATWGLPRGKAILYRGVLFAWRQDFALDFSGCVWIGDASEFSGCIRAARRDDVMLMKSGRKSVFQVLQEMGVPPFAREFWAVAVDEQGVCMAVANGRSAIEAKLHCEALLIFQAA is encoded by the coding sequence GTGGATTTATTAGCAAAATTTGCAAAATCATTGCCTGATTTGCGCGGAAAACGAGTTTGTGTAGGCTTGAGCGGCGGCGTGGATTCGGTGGTGCTACTGCATTTGCTGACGCGTGCGCGTGAATCGTGCGGTTTGGCGGAATTGTTTGCGGTGCATGTTCATCATGGCTTGAGCGATTTGGCTGATGATTGGTGGGCGTTTTGTGAACAGATTTGCGCGGATTGGGGCGTGCGTTTAGTGGCGGAACGCGTGTCGGTGCAGACGAAAGGCAAGGGGCTGGAATCGGCGGCGCGTTTGGCGCGTTATGCGGTTTACGAGCGGTTGGATTGCGATGTGTTGGCATTGGCGCATCATCGTGATGACCAAGTGGAGACGTTTTGGTTGGCGGCTTTGCGTGGGGGCGGATTGCGTGCGCTGGCGGCGATGCCTGAAAGTCGTGCGCTGGATAATGGGGCGGTTTTGTTGCGCCCGTTGCTGAATTTTGGGCGACAGGATTTGCTGAATTACGCGGCTGAGTTTGGTTTGGATTTTGTGCATGACCCGAGCAATGATGACGGGCGTTTGCTGCGAAATTGGTTGCGTGGAAAATTGCTGCCTGAATTGGTTTTCAGGCTGCCTGAAAGTGGGAAACAGGTGTTGTCGGCGGTGGAATCGTTGCAAGATGAATTGGCGGTTTTGGACGAGATTGTGGCGGCGGATTGGGATTTTGTGTGCGTGAACGGGCAGTTTTTGCGTGAGCGTTGGTTGGCGTTGAGTGCGGCGCGGCGGCGACAAATGTTGGTGCAGTTTGCACGTGTGCATGGCTTGGGTGTGCCGCGTAAACAATCGGTGTGGGATTTTACGCGTGTGTTGAGTGAAGCCGAATCGGCAACTTGGGGTCTGCCGCGTGGTAAGGCGATTTTGTATCGTGGGGTTTTGTTTGCGTGGCGGCAGGATTTTGCGCTGGATTTTTCAGGCTGCGTTTGGATTGGGGACGCGTCTGAGTTTTCAGGCTGCATTCGGGCGGCGCGGCGTGATGATGTGATGTTGATGAAATCGGGGCGCAAATCGGTGTTTCAGGTGTTGCAGGAAATGGGTGTGCCGCCGTTTGCGCGTGAATTTTGGGCGGTGGCTGTGGACGAACAGGGCGTGTGTATGGCGGTGGCGAATGGGCGTAGTGCGATTGAAGCAAAATTACATTGTGAAGCATTGTTAATCTTTCAGGCTGCGTGA
- a CDS encoding c-type cytochrome: MNFKITLFALAAFGLAACGDNGAAGVSATKGDISQNRSSAFKSFMPTFSSMGKVAKGDDAYDVEKFKALAASFQDEAKEPFNYFQNDPQGNGDALPVIWAKPAEFKAEQEKFQAAVAQLNAAAKTGNLENIRVAYQTVENRCSACHQTYRQPK; this comes from the coding sequence ATGAATTTTAAAATAACTTTATTCGCGCTTGCCGCTTTCGGTCTTGCCGCGTGTGGCGACAATGGCGCGGCTGGCGTTTCTGCCACAAAAGGCGATATTTCGCAAAACCGCAGCAGCGCATTCAAATCGTTTATGCCCACGTTTTCCAGCATGGGCAAAGTGGCAAAAGGCGACGATGCTTACGATGTAGAAAAATTCAAAGCCTTAGCCGCCAGTTTTCAAGATGAAGCCAAAGAACCGTTCAATTATTTTCAAAACGACCCGCAAGGCAATGGCGACGCGTTGCCTGTGATTTGGGCGAAACCTGCGGAATTTAAAGCGGAACAAGAAAAGTTTCAGGCTGCCGTAGCGCAATTAAATGCGGCAGCGAAAACGGGGAATTTAGAGAATATTCGCGTGGCATATCAAACGGTTGAGAATCGTTGCAGCGCGTGCCATCAAACGTATCGCCAACCAAAATAA
- a CDS encoding SDR family oxidoreductase: MAILITGASAGFGAAMCRRFVQAGYPVIGAARRLDKLTELQQELGGLFLPLEMDVSSKESVDNALKSLATQPEKFQQIDCLINNAGLALGLDNAYEADFADWETMIHTNVIGLTYLTRQVLPEMVERNDGYIINLGSVASTYPYQGGNVYGATKAFVRQFSLNLRADLQGKNIRVTNIEPGLCGGTEFSNVRFKGDDERATKLYENVDFIQADDIAHTALWLYQCPKHMNVNAIEIMPVAQSFAALAVTRKPQPQPENVAEVATQPEETEHKGFFGKLSSLFK; encoded by the coding sequence ATGGCTATTTTGATTACAGGTGCTTCGGCAGGTTTTGGCGCGGCGATGTGTCGCCGTTTTGTACAAGCAGGTTATCCCGTAATTGGCGCGGCGCGTCGTTTGGATAAATTAACGGAATTGCAGCAAGAATTGGGAGGGCTGTTTCTCCCTCTGGAAATGGACGTTTCCAGCAAGGAATCTGTGGACAATGCGCTGAAAAGTTTGGCAACGCAGCCTGAAAAATTCCAGCAAATTGATTGTTTGATTAACAACGCGGGTTTGGCTTTGGGTTTGGACAACGCGTATGAAGCGGACTTTGCGGACTGGGAAACGATGATTCACACAAATGTGATTGGTCTGACGTATTTAACGCGCCAAGTGCTGCCTGAAATGGTTGAACGTAATGATGGGTATATCATCAATTTAGGTTCGGTTGCTAGCACTTATCCTTATCAAGGCGGCAATGTTTACGGGGCGACTAAGGCGTTTGTGCGTCAGTTTAGCTTGAATTTGCGTGCGGATTTGCAGGGGAAAAATATTCGTGTAACCAATATTGAACCAGGCTTGTGCGGTGGCACGGAATTTTCAAACGTGCGCTTTAAAGGCGATGATGAACGGGCAACTAAGTTGTATGAAAACGTGGATTTTATTCAGGCTGATGATATTGCGCACACGGCTTTGTGGCTGTATCAATGCCCGAAACACATGAATGTAAACGCGATTGAAATCATGCCTGTGGCGCAAAGTTTTGCGGCGTTGGCAGTTACGCGGAAACCGCAACCGCAACCTGAAAATGTGGCGGAAGTGGCAACGCAGCCTGAAGAAACGGAACATAAAGGGTTCTTTGGAAAACTCTCTTCGCTGTTTAAATAA
- a CDS encoding phosphatidylglycerophosphatase A family protein, whose translation MAKQKPIFQPTWLWLIKRPVCFLGFGFGTGLAPKAPGTFGTLPAVLIAGLLLGCGVSKLSLALLCIPLFFIGIWICNETEYALGVHDYGGIVWDEIVAMMLVYACVPQGLGWWTIAFVAFRFFDAVKPPPIKWFDQRMSGGFGVMLDDVIAAFFAIAVVWVLVGLNAA comes from the coding sequence ATGGCAAAACAAAAACCGATTTTTCAACCGACTTGGTTGTGGTTAATCAAAAGACCTGTGTGCTTTTTGGGCTTTGGTTTTGGGACGGGACTTGCGCCCAAAGCCCCCGGTACGTTTGGCACGTTGCCAGCGGTGTTGATTGCAGGATTGCTGCTGGGTTGCGGTGTGAGCAAGCTGAGTTTGGCGTTGCTGTGCATTCCCTTGTTTTTCATTGGGATTTGGATTTGCAACGAAACGGAATATGCGCTGGGCGTGCATGATTACGGCGGCATTGTGTGGGACGAGATTGTGGCGATGATGTTGGTTTACGCGTGTGTGCCGCAAGGTTTGGGCTGGTGGACGATTGCGTTTGTGGCGTTTCGCTTTTTTGATGCCGTGAAACCGCCGCCGATTAAGTGGTTTGACCAGCGCATGAGCGGTGGTTTTGGCGTGATGTTGGACGATGTGATTGCAGCGTTTTTTGCGATTGCGGTGGTTTGGGTGTTGGTTGGGTTGAATGCAGCCTGA